One Oncorhynchus kisutch isolate 150728-3 linkage group LG11, Okis_V2, whole genome shotgun sequence genomic region harbors:
- the LOC109899324 gene encoding vesicle-associated membrane protein-associated protein A-like isoform X1, which translates to MSKLEQVLDLEPPYDLKFKGPFTEVVTTNLKLKNPSDRKVCFKVKTTAPRRYCVRPNSGMIESGATVTVSVMLQPFEYDPNEKSKHKFMVQTIFAPSTATDMDAVWKDAKPDDLMDSKLRCVFELPSENDKMNDVDATKAAPVLNSKADGTSAPRPSSASMDDSEMKKLMAECKRLQYDVGKLSDENRQLKDEGLRMKKSHRSDDMVTGSGAMMSKQHSSSSIPSLMVVIAAIFIGFFLGKFVL; encoded by the exons ATGTCTAAATTGGAGCAGGTCCTTGATCTTGAACCACCGTATGATCTCAAATTTAAAG GTCCCTTCACAGAAGTGGTGACCACAAACCTCAAGCTCAAAAATCCCTCTGACAGAAAAGTATGCTTCAAAGTGAAGACGACTGCACCTCGCCGGTACTGTGTACGGCCCAACAGCGGCATGATTGAGTCAGGAGCCACTGTCACTGTTTCTG TAATGCTCCAGCCCTTTGAATATGACCCCAATGAAAAAAGTAAACACAAATTCATGGTACAGACAATCTTTGCACCATCCACTGCTACAGACATGGACGCAGTG TGGAAAGATGCGAAGCCAGATGATCTGATGGACTCCAAGCTGAGATGTGTGTTCGAACTGCCCTCTGAAAACGATAAAATG AATGATGTTGATGCAACCAAAGCTGCCCCCGTGCTCAACTCCAAAGCAGATGGCACGTCGGCGCCAAGGCCCAGCAGCGCGTCCATGGATGACTCTGAGATGAAGAAACTGATGGCTGAGTGCAAGAGGCTGCAGTACGATGTGGGCAAACTCTCAGACGAGAACAGACAACTCAAG GACGAGGGCCTGAGGATGAAGAAGTCCCACCGGTCAGACGACATGGTCACCGGCTCGGGTGCCATGATGAGCAAACAGCACTCTTCCAGCTCCATCCCCTCGCTAATGGTCGTCATAGCAGCTATCTTCATTGGATTCTTCCTAGGGAAGTTCGTCTTGTAG
- the LOC109899324 gene encoding vesicle-associated membrane protein-associated protein A-like isoform X2, translating into MSKLEQVLDLEPPYDLKFKGPFTEVVTTNLKLKNPSDRKVCFKVKTTAPRRYCVRPNSGMIESGATVTVSVMLQPFEYDPNEKSKHKFMVQTIFAPSTATDMDAVWKDAKPDDLMDSKLRCVFELPSENDKMPSGSARETRGSIMAFTTPGQTPKLSARHLGDRAAPTPGEYRTPLCSWHHLAARYDSSDLPEFMSAPSSVRGRQWKVCGRAGSGCSGVDWEV; encoded by the exons ATGTCTAAATTGGAGCAGGTCCTTGATCTTGAACCACCGTATGATCTCAAATTTAAAG GTCCCTTCACAGAAGTGGTGACCACAAACCTCAAGCTCAAAAATCCCTCTGACAGAAAAGTATGCTTCAAAGTGAAGACGACTGCACCTCGCCGGTACTGTGTACGGCCCAACAGCGGCATGATTGAGTCAGGAGCCACTGTCACTGTTTCTG TAATGCTCCAGCCCTTTGAATATGACCCCAATGAAAAAAGTAAACACAAATTCATGGTACAGACAATCTTTGCACCATCCACTGCTACAGACATGGACGCAGTG TGGAAAGATGCGAAGCCAGATGATCTGATGGACTCCAAGCTGAGATGTGTGTTCGAACTGCCCTCTGAAAACGATAAAATG CCTAGCGGTAGTGCCAGGGAGACCCGTGGTAGCATCATGGCATTCACCACTCCTGGGCAGACCCCCAAGCTCAGCGCCAGGCACCTGGGGGACAGGGCAGCCCCCACCCCCGGAGAGTACCGCACTCCCCTGTGCAGCTGGCACCACCTGGCAGCCCGCTATGACTCCAGCGATCTCCCAGAGTTCATGTCGGCACCCAGCTCAGTGAGAGGCAGGCAGTGGAAGGTTTGTGGCAGAGCAGGAAGTGGCTGTTCAGGGGTAGATTGGGAAGTGTAG